In Streptomyces sp. SN-593, a single genomic region encodes these proteins:
- a CDS encoding carbohydrate ABC transporter permease, whose product MTATAPLENASEAGPDSGKPAGRGRLRPRIPARLRQGGLPYLLLLPAVLLELLIHIVPMVFGILISFKGLTLFYIRNWSTAPWTGFDNYKIAVKIHQPIGQALLHSFWVTLEFTVLSVGLSWLIGTAAAILMQEGFRGRAVMRAVFLVPYALPVYATVITWTFMFQQNTGLVNHVLHDQLHLTSDKSFWLIGSNSFWALVIVSVWKSWPFAFLALMAGLQNIPRELYEAAAMDGAGVWQQIRKITLPSLRPVNQVLVLVLFLWTFNDFNTPYVLFGSAAPHQADLISIHIYQSSFITWNFGEGSAMSVLLLLFLLLVTAVYLLVTSRKRGDADA is encoded by the coding sequence ATGACTGCCACCGCCCCCCTCGAGAACGCCTCCGAGGCCGGTCCCGACAGCGGCAAGCCCGCTGGCCGGGGCCGGCTCCGGCCGCGCATCCCGGCACGGCTGCGCCAAGGCGGCCTGCCCTACCTCCTGCTGCTGCCCGCCGTCCTGCTGGAGCTGCTGATCCACATCGTGCCGATGGTCTTCGGCATCCTGATCAGCTTCAAGGGCCTGACGCTCTTCTACATCCGCAACTGGAGCACCGCCCCCTGGACGGGCTTCGACAACTACAAGATCGCGGTCAAGATCCACCAGCCGATCGGCCAGGCGCTGCTGCACTCGTTCTGGGTGACGCTGGAGTTCACGGTGCTGTCGGTCGGCCTGTCGTGGCTGATCGGCACCGCGGCCGCGATCCTGATGCAGGAGGGCTTCCGCGGCCGGGCCGTGATGCGCGCCGTCTTCCTGGTGCCGTACGCCCTGCCGGTCTACGCGACGGTGATCACCTGGACCTTCATGTTCCAGCAGAACACCGGCCTGGTGAACCACGTCCTGCACGACCAGCTCCACCTGACGTCGGACAAGTCGTTCTGGCTGATCGGCAGCAACAGCTTCTGGGCCCTGGTGATCGTCTCGGTCTGGAAGTCCTGGCCGTTCGCGTTCCTGGCGCTGATGGCCGGCCTGCAGAACATCCCGCGCGAGCTGTACGAGGCCGCCGCGATGGACGGCGCCGGCGTCTGGCAGCAGATCCGGAAGATCACCCTCCCGTCGCTGCGCCCGGTCAACCAGGTCCTGGTCCTGGTGCTGTTCCTGTGGACCTTCAACGACTTCAACACGCCCTACGTGCTGTTCGGTTCGGCCGCGCCGCACCAGGCGGACCTGATCTCGATCCACATCTACCAGTCGTCGTTCATCACCTGGAACTTCGGCGAGGGCTCCGCGATGTCGGTCCTCCTGCTGCTGTTCCTGCTGCTGGTCACGGCGGTCTACCTGCTCGTCACGTCCCGGAAGCGAGGTGACGCCGATGCCTAG